CGGCGGCCGGTTCGCCCTCCCGGGGCGACCGTTCGGCCGCCGCCTCCTCCCGGTCCCGGACCTCGCGCCGGACCAGGAACCACCAGCCCACCGGCACCGCCGCGGCGAACAGCCACCACTGGATCATGTAAGCGAAGTTCAGCGGGGCGTCCTCGGTGCCCGGGTCGGAGATCTGCTCCGGCGAGCCGCCCGCCGGCCCGGGCGCCGTCTGCTCGACGTACCCGCCGAGCACCCGCGCGTCCAGCCGCCGTGCCTCTTCCGCGCTGTTGATCAGCATGATCTGCCGGTCCGGCAGGCCCCTGACGTCCTTGATGCCGCTCGCCGCCGTGGTCTCGTCGGCCATCAGCCGCCCGCGGACGGTGACCCGGCCGGCCGGGGGCGCGGGGACCTTCGGGAAGGCGGTCTGCTCGTCGGCCGCGGGGACCCAGCCCCGGTTGACGAGCAGCACCGTGCCGTCGGTGAGGACGAGGGGGGTCAGCACGTGGAAGCCCACCTCGCCGTCGGC
This is a stretch of genomic DNA from Streptomyces sp. TG1A-8. It encodes these proteins:
- a CDS encoding SURF1 family protein, whose product is MHRYRFLLTRQWVVLTLVAIALVPTMIRLGFWQQHRYDERTARNDLVARALHADPVPVERLTSPGHAVTRTERYRTVTATGTFDTARQVVVRRRTSADGEVGFHVLTPLVLTDGTVLLVNRGWVPAADEQTAFPKVPAPPAGRVTVRGRLMADETTAASGIKDVRGLPDRQIMLINSAEEARRLDARVLGGYVEQTAPGPAGGSPEQISDPGTEDAPLNFAYMIQWWLFAAAVPVGWWFLVRREVRDREEAAAERSPREGEPAAV